A region of the Falco peregrinus isolate bFalPer1 chromosome 19, bFalPer1.pri, whole genome shotgun sequence genome:
CAACCCAGCAGGCAGGTCACCCCAACCCCAGAGGACACCTCACTGCTGGAGAACAGGTAAAGCGGCTTTTGAAAACGCCAGCAGCGTTTGCCCGCTGATCTGGCTTGCCAGCCAACAGTGAAACACGGCGCTGGCAGCATGGAAAGGGCTTATCAAGGAACATAGACCCCGAGAATTTCCTAAACGGTTTCTAACAAGGGCTCTGCTCCCAACCTGCTGTGGGAACAGCCTGCAGAAATGCCCGAGACCGTTCTCCCTGCGCTGCTCCGGGTGCCGGAGGAGGCGGCGAGGAAGAGGCCCCGGCTGCCTGGACTCGTGCCACAAATCCTGCAGAGCGCAGCACAGGAGCAGGATACCAGGAATGGCTCACGTGCTTTTCCAGGCGCTCCTGAGGAGACAGAAATGCCAATCTGcacatttaaagaaacaagttcttttaTAAAGAAGCAAGGTACAAGAGGtcaacattttccattttattattcTAAATAAAAACCACACTTTGTGCTGAACAATGGAGTATAAAAGAACCCGATGTACAACGATTTTAGACATCTACTATTTGGGGGGAAAGTTTACAAAATATACAAAACTTTACAGCAAATAGATAGTAAACACTTAAATATCAGGAGGTCAGTACCTACTATTAACTTAACAGAAAGGTTAGACAGCAATtcaactcatttttctttcttctgcttaatTATTCTGATAAGAGACCTGGATCCTTTGAGAAAGGGGAGAATCAAACTGAACTTCGTGTTTTAGAAACTGGAATAAGACCACTCTCGAAGCACTGCCTTTTAGAGGGGGATTTTATGTCAGGGTTTCCCGTGAGGACCAACGACCCGGTCGCTCTCTGCAAACGCCACCGGCGCAGCTCCCAGCAAAGCATTTTCCCTCTGTGTTCCCCCCTGCACCCCGAGGgtctcaaagcactttgcaaacaCGAGTTAAACCTCACGGCTGCCCCAGGCGAGGTAGGTAAGTGTAGTCCCCACAGGTCGGTCTGAGCTACGGCTCCTCGGGGCAACGCAGCCTGTGGGGGACCCGGGACGAGCCCGTCGCTCCGGCCGATcccaccttccccagccacaCAGCTTTCTGGTGGAACACCGGagctcccagccaggctggccaGACTCGGGGACAGCCATGCCACAAGGGCACAGGGACAACAGAGCCCTGGCACTGGCTGGGGGCTTGGAGAGGCCCAGGACCCTCCCAGGGGAGGGAGCTCAGGTCTCTGACCCCTCTTGGGAAAACcccgaggaggaggagcagggagtgcTGCAGGTCCAGAGCTGTCCCTGCACCCCCTCCACAGACAAGACTCGCTGCAGATCTCAGGATGTTTCAAGTGGGAATGATTCGCTATAACACAGGAAAGAATCCAAGACACAGAAACACCAGGACCCGAGtgctctccccatcccacaaCTAAAAACAACAGGCAGAAGGCGCAGTaggcttttgctttcccagaCCTGTGTCCAGAAGGGTGGGTTTGCTTTGCCCGTTAGTGTTTCAGTGTAAAAGCTTCTCTTTTTGGTTTATGTGCACAAAAGGCTTTTGCTTCACAGCTTAGCTAGGTACGGGGCTGCAGGCGCTGCGGTGGGCCAGCGCTCCAAGCCATCCAAAAGCTCATCGCAGCTTCTGGGACATTTTAGGAGGGTCTCGAGGCTTTAAGGACTTGGCTCTCCCAAGCCTCGCCTGCCCCCCTCGCATCCTTCATAGCAATCTCCGGAGCAGAGCCGGCCGCATCCGTCCCTGTCTACCAGCCCGTCTTGCCACCACCAGGACAATGGAAGAAACCTCATAACTCCAAGAGCTCCTGGAGGAGCCTCCAGTGAACCGTCGTCAAATCCCATGCTTTCCCTAGGGCACCATGCATTctcaaaatgatttttttgtttggttgttaaACTCAACACTAAGCTAAGCATGGCTCCGCAGAGCAGCTAGAGAACACCGACCGCAGCCTGGCAGCTGACCGGTACCGCAAGACCAGAGTTGGGAAACGAGAGCTCCAGCAGCAGACACGGCACAGCCTGGCCAGCCCCAGCGTTGGCCATCACTTTGGTGCCTCCCTTCCTCCAAAAACAGGCTCCAGGCACCAAAATCAGGACAAGTCCAGTTTAACACCCCCCCAGGGCGATCTCAGCTGGCCCCAAACTTCTCTGGTATTGCAGGGACTGGGGAAAGGACACAAGCTCCCTGTGGCCCCTCGTTTCTCCTCAGCAAGGTCCAttcctcccaccccacctccGTGCAGCGGGGTCGGACTCGGGTACTGCAGGTCCAGGGGGTGACTGAGGGTGACACAAGCTCAGGATGAAGGAGCTGCCTGGGAAGGGTCATTAGGTCgagccagggctcagcactgaCGGCGGGGACATGGCTCAACACCAGCTCTCGTCTCTTGCCCCGTCACAGCGGGGCCGGACCTGGAGCTGCCATGGTGGAAACGCAGCTTTAGAGGCAAACGGCAGGGATGGCCGGGcggctggggctgaggggcaggggcttgcagcagctgcacaccTCTGCACCCTCCGGCTCCTCTCTCCCCAGGAttgccagctcctcctgctcccgaCAGCGATGCGCCCAGCTGACACGGAGATGCGCTCTGCAAAGTCCAGGAGACGTCACAGCACCACTGCCCCCAGCACACACATTCCTGCTTCCCCAGTgccgccgcccccagcccctccgcaGACACGGTGGTGCTGAGCCACCCCCCACTCCTTATATTGCTACAGAGCTTGTCTCGCAGGACCACAAGGAGGACGGGGCTAAAGGGAAATTATCATTCGATGGGGAAGGCTGGTAACAGGAGTAAAGCGACCCGGCCAGGTCCAGGAACTGGTACAGGATGAGAAACAACGGAGGCTGCCATTTCCCTAGGATGCTAAGCACCATTATGCACTAGATGCTTTGCATCCCCCACACGCTTCGCAGGTACGAGCCAGCAAACTTCACCGCGCTCCTGGGAGGTAGGTAGGTACCACAAGTGTAACCACcctcattttacagatgaggaaactgaggcaaagaggTGAAGTGACTTGCCCAAGGCCACAGCGGAGCGGGGGGAGCGACCCCCAGGAATTCCCAGCTCACCAACCATGCGCCCAGCCCATGCCGCTCCTCTGCCGTGGGTTGTCCCTTCGAGAGGAGGGGAAAGCGGGATGAGTTTACAGGGTTTGCAAATCACTAGTTTCTTTTTGTAACAGCATATCTTTACAGAAGCGCGGGAGCCAATTTACTATGACTGTGGCTTGACAGCCCTGAGCGCTTCCTGTTTGTGAGGTAGAATGAGTTACCTAAGGGCAGCCACAACTCAAGCTGCGGCATCGGAAATATTTGTTCCTCTCCacctctgccccacagcaggaTAACATGGGAAAAAGCCAATCCCCACCCTTCCTGGTGTAagcactgccagcacagggctgaCCTCGCCAGCGCAGCTGGGAGAGCCCACCGCGCCGaggagcccccagcccgcaCCCGACGCATGTCTGGGAGAGGCTGAGCTGAGGTTCacggcagctgctgctgccgccggcccccagagctgctctgctgcagccccagccagcacctgcTGAACTTAACAGCACGATTTGACACAAGATGTACGAACTCACATCGCACAGCATCCTGCAACGCACGTTTGCCACGAGACATGTCCGGGATGCAGCGATCCACGACGGGCAGCCACGGGAGGGGGCCACccccagagcagagaggagtCCTCAAAGGTACCTTCCTGGGGGTTAAGGCAACAGCTTCGTCATGTCTTGTCTGCTGGCATCCATGCAGCCGCAGCGATGCTGCGCTCTGGCATCCAGCGCTTCCAGCGcctggcagccctgggacaCACCGCGCCGGCAGAGCACGATGTGCACGGCTGCTGTCGGCAGAGGAGAGCATTGGCACACTCTCAATGGCCAGATGCAGGCTGGCAGAAATTAGGCGTGACCATGCCACCACAAAGTATCTCCCAAGGACCAGTCGACCCCACCACACGAACCTGCTTCCCCTGCTCTCTCCAGTTCAGCAACTCCTCTGAGAGATCCCTCTGCTCATGCACCTGCCTCTTCCCTTCCACGCGGCCGCCCGGCTGCTCGGGCTCCTCAGAGAGGTGGTGTCACTCCTTCATCTCCTCCTTCAGAGATGGGGTCCGGGGGAACGAGTGAGCGGTGTGTCACAGGCACGGCAGAGGAACTGCCGGCCACGCTCCCGGCTCGGGCACGGCTCCTGCAGACCAGCGCTGCTGCCTGGGAACTGGGAACTGCCCTCGCCAGCGACAATCACCCTCCTACTTGTTTACCACCAGGTATCCCTCCTCACCTGCACACGCACACTCAGGTGCTTGCTCATCTCCCCTGCAACGAAGCAACGACGTCAAGCTGATTCTGTGACATGGACTTTGCTTATCTCCTCGCAATAGCAGCAGAACCCCAGTGATGCCCAGAatgagtctttttttccttttttctttttttttttttttaattcctttttccttttcttcaagtCCAGCACTATCCTGCTCTGGCTCTGTCCCTCTCTACTGAGGTCAGATATGAAAAATCTTAGCAGCATCAGTTTGTGGACAAGGTCAAACTGAGGGTTAGCCTAGTCAAGTGGGctaaaaggttaaaaaaaataataatataatctAGATTCCAAACCTAGTGAGAAATGCTAAGAACACAGAACTCGATGGCCTCTAACAGGACCAGAGGTAAGTAAACACGACAGACTTCTTGGAAACAGTGATGTAGCTTACGTGCTGTTAATTTGTACAATGCCACCAATCTAAAATGCCCTAgcaaggccaaaaaaaaaaatatttaaaaaaataaaaaggagggTTCCATTCATGATGCCTGACCATTAAATAACataaatgacttttttcttttttttttttccacagcttctGTTATTAGCATTTGCTCCtttgctggctctgccctgcctcgCCCCATCAGCTGTCCGTGTTTTTCTCCGCATCTTTGGAATGGATGATATACATGAAAGTCTGTTCGATGGTGAAGTCTGGGGGCAGGCTGCCTTTATGCACACCTATGTGCTTGCTCATAAGGTTGAGCGTGGAGCTGTAATGCCCGCACACAGTACAGCGGTACATGAGGGCTCCCGAGTGCGTCCGCAGGTGGCACTTGATGGTGGAGCGGCCGCGGAAGAACTTGTGGCACACCTTGCACTGGTAGGGCTTTTCTCCGGTGTGGATCCTCCGGTGATAGTTGAACTCACTGGTGTGGGCAAACCTCTTTCCGCAGACCTTGCAGCTGTACTTGCTGTTGCCTGGCTGGTTTTGCAGCGCCAGGTCTTCACTCAGGAACTCCTCCGGCAGCTTCCTCTTCTGcaggccctgctgctggagacGGTCTCCAAAGCTGGGTCGGATGTCCAGGCTGCCCCCGCACTTGTGCTGGCTGACGTTGGTAACGATATGCCGCTTCCAGCTTGAAGCTCTGGCCGCAGAAGTGGCATCGGAAAAGAGCCTCCTCCATGTTCTGGTGAACGGCCAAGTGCTTCTCCAGGAGGTGCCGATCCACAAAGCTGTTGGCACAAACAGAGCAGGAGAAGACCGAGATGCCCAGGTGAGACAGGGTGTGCCACATCAGGCTGCAGAGGCTGAGGTGCCTCTGGTCACACACGACACACGTCTGGCTTTTCAAGTTCACGTGGTCCAGGATATGGTTGCGGACGTTGTGGAAATCTTTGGCCAAAGGCTTCCCGCAGGCGGCGCACGCCAGCTCTGAGCCAGGCCCCCCCCCAAACATGGGGATCTTCCCCGGCAGCGGGTCACTGGGATGGACGATAACGTTGTTGTCGAAGACCCCTTCTCGTCGGTGGAGGGTCAGCTGCCACTGGGTGAAGAACTTGGTCTCGCACATGTcacaggagaagagaaagatgcCGATGTGGGACAAAACATGGGTCACCCTGGAGTTCCGGTCCTGGAAGTGGGTTTCACAGACCTTGCAGTTCCCGGTGAGCAGATCGACATGGTCCCGCGCGTGCTGGCGGATCAGCTGGATGTTGGGCTCCAGGACCTTCTTGCACACCTGGCAGGGCATGGCCTTGCTGTCCCGGCTGTCGTTCTCAAAGGCCAGCTCTTCTTCGCTGTCGTCGCTCAGCTCAATAACTTCTTCTGAGGGGCCCAGCTCTTCACTGGCATCTTCGAAATGCAGCTCGTCCTCGCCCAAATCCTCCAGCTGAAGCTCATCCATCTGCCCGAAACCTTGCTCTTTGGAGTGGTCACTGTTGCTGGGACAGGAGTTGCTCCCCATGGAGACGTCCAGGGAAGGATCAGCGGTAAAGAAGCTGCCCTTGCCGTAGTCACCGTTGCTCTGGACCTTATACTGCTGGCAGGAGCTCGCAGTGGTTTGAACAATGATGTTCACACTGCCCAAGCTGGGCTGGGTCGCCATCCCCGCGGTGGGAGCGAACTGCCCTTGGTCTGATTCCTGCTCTGTCttgggaggctgctggggatgcaTCAGGGGAAGCATCTGACTGGCTTCGCTCACGGTATTCTTGTCGTCCTCTTTGTAGCTGCCTGACACCTCCCCATGCAAGACGTAACTCCGTTCGGGGCCAAAATGTTCCCCGCCGCTCCGGATTTCCCCCAATGAATGGCTCTGCTCCGAGGAGGTGCTGCTCAGAGGACCTGACCGGCCTTCGCTCATGGACAGGGAGGGTTGCTTCGTGATGGCTGAGCTCTCCAGGTCGGGGAAGGTCGAGTGGCAGGCCTTCAGCAGATCTTCCATGCCCAGCCGCTCTGCCACCTCATAAATGACGCCTACATTGATCAGGTCTGTGAAGAGCTCTGAGGTGTACACAAAGCTGAGGATCTTCTCGAAGTTGGCTGGCGTGATGAAATCCACTACGTAGGTCCTAGCAGCATCCAGCCCCGTGTTCAGAAAGAGGTTCTGGAAGTAGCCTGCGGCACAGGCCAGAACAGCCTTATGTGCAGCAAAGGAGCGGGTGCCCACCAAAATGGTGACGTCGCACATGGTCTCGGAGAGCCTGCACTTGTTGAGTTCCTTCAGCAGGTTGTTGGGGTGATTGGTGCTGTGCAACTTGATCCTCATGCCCATCTTAGCAGCTGCTTAAGAGTCCCTCTCCTGGTCAGCTTCTTCTTCACGCATTCATCAGCTGCTTGAGCAGGAGGTGCTTGGCATCCAGAAACTGGCAGGGCAAGCGGCTCTAGagagaggaaaatgcaaaaaacgTTAATACCTTAACAGCCAAAGGACACCGTTCTAGTCATACTCAAGTTTTCCACCTTCCTGACGAgcaacagagaagcagcagcacagctgcttaGACAGAGCTTGACTAAAACCTCCCCGGGAACTTCAACGGCTGACTCTTCAGGAAGCGAAGGGAAGGACGTACAAAGCAGAAGGTGCGAggtgacaaaataaaaagccatttaCTCTGCCAGTGGCAGCCTTAAGATCCTGCTTCTATTTGGGCATGGGCAGAGGTCCCCCTGCCTTGCAGCCCCACTCAGCTCTGCAACAGCCCCAACTGGTGCCTGCGACATGGAgatcctcccctcccccagggaTAACGCTTCT
Encoded here:
- the ZBTB39 gene encoding LOW QUALITY PROTEIN: zinc finger and BTB domain-containing protein 39 (The sequence of the model RefSeq protein was modified relative to this genomic sequence to represent the inferred CDS: deleted 1 base in 1 codon), with the protein product MGMRIKLHSTNHPNNLLKELNKCRLSETMCDVTILVGTRSFAAHKAVLACAAGYFQNLFLNTGLDAARTYVVDFITPANFEKILSFVYTSELFTDLINVGVIYEVAERLGMEDLLKACHSTFPDLESSAITKQPSLSMSEGRSGPLSSTSSEQSHSLGEIRSGGEHFGPERSYVLHGEVSGSYKEDDKNTVSEASQMLPLMHPQQPPKTEQESDQGQFAPTAGMATQPSLGSVNIIVQTTASSCQQYKVQSNGDYGKGSFFTADPSLDVSMGSNSCPSNSDHSKEQGFGQMDELQLEDLGEDELHFEDASEELGPSEEVIELSDDSEEELAFENDSRDSKAMPCQVCKKVLEPNIQLIRQHARDHVDLLTGNCKVCETHFQDRNSRVTHVLSHIGIFLFSCDMCETKFFTQWQLTLHRREGVFDNNVIVHPSDPLPGKIPMFGGGPGSELACAACGKPLAKDFHNVRNHILDHVNLKSQTCVVCDQRHLSLCSLMWHTLSHLGISVFSCSVCANSFVDRHLLEKHLAVHQNMEEALFRCHFCGQSFKLEAAYRYNVSQHKCGGSLDIRPSFGDRLQQQGLQKRKLPEEFLSEDLALQNQPGNSKYSCKVCGKRFAHTSEFNYHRRIHTGEKPYQCKVCHKFFRGRSTIKCHLRTHSGALMYRCTVCGHYSSTLNLMSKHIGVHKGSLPPDFTIEQTFMYIIHSKDAEKNTDS